In Desulforamulus hydrothermalis Lam5 = DSM 18033, a genomic segment contains:
- a CDS encoding phosphodiester glycosidase family protein: MKLSKWPLLLCLLFVIVCAVPAGAAEQVAPGIRQWSFERTNWDGKPVKGYVLEVNPLQKNTEIRVVPGHEVLGSKETLSSMAERTGAVAAVNGGFFDTVSGLPVGNLFIDGQAEYISDILRTSLAFAYDGSVKMGYLNPKLFVEVAGQGRLAVQGINLRAPGDGLVLYSRAYGQAAPGDARVFLAPAGGGLFLVQPAGGSLPPAGGYVLSGCGAAASQVMSLPAGAKVKVVTELPAGWGNLRHALSAGPLLVEDGLPVEQALQEGLWGQLLKPAPRTALGVTAQGKVLLVVVDGRQESSAGLTLEELSYLMLDLGARRAVALDGGGSSEIWVKGKILNSPSDKKERPLANGLLVIRQMPVYVDRQRLYLDVAPVIEQGRTLVPMRKIFERLGVAVAWDEAGKTVTAVKGDCTVKLTVGQTAALVNNKKVKLDVPAKVINGRTMVPMRFVSEALGARVNYQAAPVQAVYIESPEGGGGDGQ, from the coding sequence ATGAAATTAAGCAAGTGGCCGCTGTTGTTGTGCCTGTTGTTTGTTATTGTGTGCGCTGTGCCGGCCGGAGCCGCCGAACAGGTGGCCCCGGGTATCCGTCAGTGGTCCTTTGAGCGAACCAACTGGGATGGCAAACCTGTAAAAGGTTATGTGCTGGAGGTTAACCCGTTGCAAAAAAATACCGAAATCCGCGTGGTGCCCGGCCATGAAGTGCTGGGCAGCAAGGAAACCCTCAGCAGCATGGCTGAACGCACCGGGGCAGTGGCTGCTGTTAACGGTGGTTTTTTTGATACGGTAAGCGGTTTGCCGGTGGGTAACCTGTTCATTGACGGCCAAGCCGAGTATATTTCGGATATTTTGCGCACCTCCCTGGCCTTTGCCTACGACGGCAGTGTTAAGATGGGCTACCTTAATCCCAAGCTGTTTGTGGAAGTTGCCGGCCAGGGCAGGCTGGCGGTGCAAGGCATCAACCTGCGGGCGCCGGGCGACGGCCTGGTGCTGTATTCCCGGGCCTATGGCCAGGCGGCGCCGGGTGATGCCCGGGTGTTCCTGGCACCGGCCGGGGGCGGGCTGTTTTTGGTGCAGCCGGCCGGCGGCAGTTTGCCGCCGGCAGGTGGTTATGTGCTGAGCGGTTGCGGGGCTGCCGCCAGCCAGGTGATGTCCCTGCCGGCCGGCGCCAAAGTAAAGGTGGTGACAGAACTGCCGGCGGGCTGGGGCAACCTGCGCCATGCTTTATCCGCCGGCCCCCTGCTGGTGGAAGACGGTTTGCCGGTGGAACAGGCGCTCCAGGAAGGGCTGTGGGGCCAGTTGTTGAAGCCGGCGCCGCGCACCGCCCTGGGAGTCACCGCCCAGGGGAAGGTGCTGCTGGTGGTGGTGGACGGCCGCCAGGAAAGCAGCGCCGGGTTAACCCTGGAGGAACTGTCCTACCTGATGCTTGACCTGGGGGCCCGGCGGGCGGTGGCCCTGGACGGCGGCGGTTCCAGCGAAATCTGGGTTAAGGGCAAAATCCTGAACAGCCCTTCCGATAAAAAGGAGCGGCCCCTGGCCAACGGACTGCTGGTGATCCGGCAAATGCCGGTATATGTTGACCGGCAGCGGCTGTATTTAGACGTGGCGCCGGTAATTGAACAGGGCCGCACCCTGGTGCCGATGCGCAAGATTTTTGAGCGGCTGGGGGTTGCTGTGGCCTGGGATGAAGCCGGCAAAACCGTGACCGCCGTTAAAGGAGATTGTACCGTTAAACTGACGGTGGGCCAAACCGCCGCACTGGTGAATAACAAAAAGGTTAAGCTGGATGTGCCGGCCAAAGTGATTAACGGCCGCACCATGGTACCCATGCGGTTTGTCAGTGAAGCCCTGGGGGCCCGGGTAAATTACCAGGCCGCCCCGGTGCAGGCCGTGTACATTGAAAGCCCGGAGGGAGGCGGCGGTGATGGTCAATAA
- the csaB gene encoding polysaccharide pyruvyl transferase CsaB, producing the protein MAKVVISGYYGFDNLGDEAVLFSILKTLREQCIGLRIEVLSHRPEKTAEIYQVTAANRWQPLQVYRALKECDLLLSGGGSLLQDVTGLKSLLYYLGVIWLARRLDKPVFFYAQGIGPVRSRLGRLAMRLVANRVNYITVRDELSRQDLLEMGVCRPPVEVTADPVLGLEEKFVDKALGRAVLEAAGLDLSIERKLVGVSVRQWQELTAYQKTLAEVCDKLSRLGYQVVFLPMHYPDDLAASRAVAELLEQPATVLEGSYSVAEMASLIANMDLLIGMRLHALILAAVMHVPPVAVSYDPKIDRFMGLLGRTAATTADNPSYDDLWQAVEAVLCEPWQVREELARQVAPLRRRAQHTATLALQLLQRSPTKYL; encoded by the coding sequence ATGGCTAAAGTAGTCATATCCGGTTATTACGGTTTTGACAACCTGGGGGATGAGGCGGTTCTGTTCAGCATCTTAAAAACCCTGCGGGAGCAGTGCATCGGGCTGCGCATTGAAGTGCTGTCCCACCGGCCGGAAAAAACCGCTGAGATTTACCAGGTAACCGCCGCCAACCGGTGGCAGCCGCTGCAGGTTTACCGGGCCCTCAAGGAGTGCGACCTGCTGCTCAGCGGCGGCGGCAGCCTGCTGCAGGATGTTACCGGCCTGAAAAGCCTGCTTTATTACCTGGGGGTAATTTGGCTGGCCCGGCGGCTGGACAAACCGGTTTTCTTTTACGCCCAGGGCATCGGGCCGGTGCGTTCCCGGCTGGGGCGCCTGGCCATGCGGCTGGTGGCCAACCGGGTTAATTACATTACCGTCCGGGATGAATTATCCCGGCAGGATTTGCTGGAAATGGGCGTCTGCCGGCCGCCCGTTGAAGTTACGGCGGACCCGGTGCTGGGGCTGGAAGAAAAATTTGTGGACAAAGCCCTCGGCCGGGCCGTCTTGGAAGCAGCCGGGCTGGATTTATCCATTGAGAGAAAACTGGTGGGCGTGTCAGTGCGGCAGTGGCAGGAGCTGACCGCCTACCAAAAAACCTTGGCGGAGGTTTGCGACAAGTTGAGCCGGCTGGGCTACCAGGTGGTGTTTTTGCCCATGCATTACCCGGACGACCTGGCGGCCTCCCGGGCAGTGGCAGAGTTGCTGGAACAGCCGGCCACCGTACTGGAGGGCAGCTATTCGGTGGCAGAGATGGCCAGCCTGATTGCCAATATGGATTTGCTGATCGGCATGCGGCTGCACGCCCTGATTTTGGCGGCGGTTATGCATGTGCCGCCGGTGGCGGTTTCTTACGACCCCAAGATTGACCGCTTTATGGGGCTGCTGGGCCGCACGGCCGCCACCACAGCCGACAACCCCAGCTATGACGACTTGTGGCAGGCGGTGGAAGCGGTGCTGTGCGAGCCCTGGCAGGTGCGGGAGGAGCTGGCGCGGCAGGTGGCGCCCCTGCGCCGGCGGGCCCAGCATACCGCCACCCTGGCCCTGCAGCTGCTGCAGCGGTCTCCCACCAAATATCTATAA
- a CDS encoding DUF5693 family protein gives MSKWWRYGLWGLLAVAVLAAAHVAFWQRYMVEREHTRVQLVFNYDEVSSLAGLKGMTALQGLQELRRHGVTGVVLREPTLDDLRLAGDIQIYTGQGLLNLQNSHTAPSWLAGLLQKTAPVKNSTYIITLDPDICRQLQEQLPAKLAGVKFMAVGDSAYAFEVAAPYLAIKDLGAGFPATAIADARQAGMSVILQVRQWPGATQTGIDKVFASYRNIPGVSAVMFNDDTLPGYPALLPELAAQIKQLGVPLVQVEFFPQLGLNKVGLLLDKNVVRLHTIPSGELKRMTPAEALDRYALAAAERNHRILLVRPWLTGGDLLSGNLQFIDRLADRLAAEGLPLGTAADLPPVPVSRWLVLLSGLGVIAGGLLLLDKLKLTRLLPFVGAAWLLLWPAALYVDLNLARKLMALLSVIIFPSLSVISLVGPRGLAPGAAIRHFVSICLVSLLGALFMVGLLADAAFMLKLDQFAGVKLAHVVPLLPVLLYFSLQAAEGEGLPDKLAGLLKRPVLLGVALAGALMAVAVAVYVARTGNEALPVSGLELQFRSLLDQILGVRPRTKEFLLGHPALLLLLLYGYRDNRLLPLLLLGVIGQASLVNTFAHIHTPLAVSLIRAGHGIWLGIGLGLAAYCLIKLVYRYGRGVYHG, from the coding sequence TTGTCCAAGTGGTGGCGTTACGGCCTGTGGGGGCTGCTGGCGGTGGCTGTGCTGGCGGCGGCCCATGTGGCCTTCTGGCAGCGCTATATGGTGGAAAGGGAACATACCCGGGTGCAGCTGGTCTTTAACTATGACGAGGTCAGCTCGCTGGCCGGCTTAAAGGGTATGACGGCCCTGCAGGGGTTGCAGGAGTTGCGGCGGCACGGCGTTACCGGGGTGGTGCTGCGGGAACCCACCCTGGATGATTTGCGGCTGGCCGGCGACATTCAAATTTATACCGGGCAGGGGCTGTTAAACCTGCAGAACAGCCACACCGCTCCATCCTGGCTGGCCGGTTTGCTGCAAAAAACCGCCCCGGTAAAAAACAGCACCTATATCATCACCCTTGATCCGGATATTTGCCGGCAACTGCAAGAACAGCTGCCGGCCAAACTGGCGGGCGTAAAATTTATGGCGGTGGGCGATTCTGCCTACGCTTTTGAGGTGGCGGCGCCGTATTTAGCTATTAAAGACCTGGGGGCGGGTTTTCCTGCCACCGCCATAGCGGATGCCCGGCAGGCGGGCATGTCTGTCATACTGCAGGTACGCCAGTGGCCGGGGGCAACCCAAACCGGCATCGACAAAGTTTTTGCATCTTACCGCAACATTCCGGGTGTATCGGCCGTCATGTTTAATGATGACACTTTGCCGGGTTACCCGGCCCTGCTGCCGGAGCTGGCGGCGCAAATCAAGCAGCTGGGGGTGCCGCTGGTACAGGTGGAATTCTTTCCCCAGTTGGGCTTGAACAAAGTGGGCCTGCTGCTGGACAAAAACGTTGTCCGGCTGCATACCATCCCCTCCGGCGAACTGAAGCGAATGACGCCGGCAGAGGCCCTGGATCGCTACGCCCTGGCAGCCGCCGAGCGGAACCACCGCATCCTGCTGGTGCGCCCCTGGTTAACCGGCGGTGACCTGCTGAGCGGCAACCTGCAGTTTATTGACCGGCTGGCAGACCGGCTGGCGGCCGAGGGGCTGCCGCTGGGAACCGCTGCGGACCTGCCGCCGGTGCCGGTTTCCCGCTGGCTGGTGCTGCTCAGCGGTCTGGGCGTAATTGCCGGCGGCCTGCTGTTGCTGGATAAACTGAAGCTGACCAGGCTGCTGCCCTTTGTCGGGGCGGCCTGGCTGCTGCTCTGGCCGGCCGCCCTGTATGTTGATTTAAACCTGGCCAGAAAGCTGATGGCGCTGCTGTCGGTAATTATTTTCCCCAGCCTGTCGGTAATTTCCCTGGTGGGCCCCCGGGGCTTGGCGCCGGGGGCGGCGATCCGGCACTTTGTAAGCATTTGCCTGGTTTCCCTGCTGGGGGCGCTGTTTATGGTGGGCCTGCTGGCGGATGCCGCCTTTATGCTGAAGCTGGACCAGTTTGCCGGGGTAAAACTGGCCCATGTGGTGCCCCTGCTGCCGGTGCTGCTGTATTTTTCACTGCAGGCGGCCGAGGGCGAAGGGCTGCCGGACAAACTGGCCGGGCTGTTGAAGCGGCCTGTCCTGCTGGGGGTGGCCCTGGCGGGCGCCTTGATGGCGGTGGCAGTGGCGGTTTATGTGGCCCGCACCGGCAACGAGGCCTTGCCGGTCAGCGGCCTGGAGCTGCAGTTCCGCAGCCTGCTGGACCAAATTTTGGGGGTGCGGCCCCGCACCAAAGAATTCCTGCTGGGGCACCCGGCTTTGCTGCTGCTGTTGCTGTACGGCTACCGGGATAACCGCCTGTTGCCCCTGTTGTTGCTGGGGGTCATTGGCCAGGCTTCCCTGGTCAATACCTTTGCCCACATTCACACCCCGCTGGCGGTGTCCCTCATCCGGGCGGGCCACGGCATCTGGCTGGGCATTGGGCTGGGGCTGGCGGCGTATTGCTTGATTAAGCTGGTGTACCGTTACGGGAGAGGGGTGTACCATGGCTAA
- a CDS encoding sensor domain-containing protein, giving the protein MQQHLKDSERFRALLDQVSEAILVLEAPHWRFVDVNQAACTLLELEMSAFYEKTAPQLPGLACLPVWQEACVAWERGEPYVQRFIHYFNPSEGSQASDPRVLEIEARLLRFQENSYLVAIARDISERHAMEQELCAVNEELEETIAELTAAEEELRQNYVLMQERERQLAEWERRFRNLLENIQLLAVLLDQQGKIVFINDFFLNLTGWRRQEVLGQDYFKLFILPAERQLMSGRFCQCIKEGCIETNFKNSILTRRGEQRLIYWNNTILYDEQGRAIGTASIGEDITERQRFEEKVKFLAYHDAMTGLPNRLSLTEQLAREIKRAEQLGSCLAVLFLDLDRFKLTNDTLGHTAGDELLKQVGERLLGLLNRQGMLTRLGGDEFIIILPDLTVPQQAVEYAEALLQTFQRPFNVMGSQLHVTCSIGIALFPDDGKDVQTLLKNADLAMYRAKAQGRNSYRLYTPELQETVQRQLELEEALRQGLAGREFTLFYQPVLDRQGREVYREALLRWQRPGGICISPAEFIPVAEETGLILPLDDWVLQAACRQAANWDVQVAVNMSGLQFAQPNLVDKVASVLRETGLPPGRLIIEITENTAMRNLQQTIKHINGLRRLGVEVALDDFGTGYSSLSYLKNFAVNIIKIDRSFVADLLNNQVSAAIVRAVLLMAESLSVAVVAEGVETRQQLTALQDMGCRHFQGYLLGRPQPPNR; this is encoded by the coding sequence TTGCAGCAGCATTTAAAAGATAGTGAGCGCTTCCGGGCGCTGTTGGATCAAGTGTCGGAGGCTATACTGGTACTGGAAGCGCCCCATTGGCGTTTTGTGGATGTCAACCAGGCGGCCTGTACTTTGCTGGAGTTGGAGATGAGTGCTTTTTACGAAAAAACGGCACCCCAGTTGCCTGGTTTGGCCTGCTTGCCTGTCTGGCAGGAGGCTTGTGTTGCCTGGGAGCGGGGAGAGCCTTATGTCCAGCGCTTTATCCACTATTTTAACCCATCCGAGGGCAGCCAGGCGTCGGATCCCAGGGTGCTGGAGATTGAGGCCCGGCTGTTGCGGTTTCAAGAAAACAGCTACCTGGTGGCGATTGCCCGGGATATCTCTGAACGACATGCCATGGAACAGGAACTGTGCGCCGTCAATGAAGAACTGGAAGAAACCATTGCTGAACTAACCGCCGCCGAAGAGGAACTGCGCCAGAATTATGTGTTGATGCAAGAAAGAGAAAGGCAACTGGCTGAGTGGGAACGGCGTTTTCGCAACCTGTTGGAGAATATCCAATTGCTGGCGGTGTTGCTGGATCAACAGGGGAAGATTGTTTTCATCAATGATTTCTTTTTAAACTTAACCGGCTGGCGACGCCAGGAGGTTTTAGGGCAAGATTATTTCAAATTATTTATCCTGCCCGCAGAGCGGCAACTAATGTCAGGCAGGTTTTGCCAATGCATTAAGGAAGGTTGCATAGAAACCAATTTTAAAAACTCTATCCTTACTCGCCGGGGCGAACAGCGGCTGATTTACTGGAATAATACAATTTTATATGACGAACAAGGCAGAGCCATAGGAACGGCCAGCATCGGCGAGGATATTACCGAACGGCAGCGTTTTGAAGAAAAAGTAAAGTTTTTGGCTTACCACGATGCCATGACCGGGTTGCCCAACCGTTTAAGTCTTACCGAACAACTGGCCCGGGAAATTAAACGGGCGGAACAGCTGGGCAGCTGTTTGGCGGTGCTGTTTTTGGATTTGGACCGTTTTAAACTGACCAACGATACATTGGGGCATACGGCAGGCGATGAATTGCTCAAACAAGTGGGGGAACGGCTGTTGGGGCTTTTAAACCGGCAGGGTATGCTGACCCGCCTGGGAGGCGACGAGTTTATTATTATATTGCCTGATCTGACGGTGCCGCAGCAGGCTGTGGAATATGCCGAGGCATTGCTGCAAACCTTTCAGCGACCCTTTAATGTCATGGGCAGCCAACTGCATGTGACCTGCAGCATTGGTATTGCTTTATTCCCGGATGACGGCAAAGATGTACAAACTCTGCTAAAAAACGCCGACCTGGCCATGTACCGGGCCAAAGCACAGGGGCGCAACAGTTACCGGTTATATACGCCGGAGCTGCAAGAAACGGTACAGCGGCAATTAGAACTGGAAGAGGCCCTGCGCCAAGGGTTGGCGGGACGGGAGTTTACGCTTTTTTACCAGCCGGTGCTTGATCGCCAGGGACGAGAGGTATACCGGGAGGCACTGCTGCGTTGGCAGCGTCCTGGGGGGATATGTATTTCTCCCGCTGAGTTTATTCCGGTAGCGGAAGAAACCGGCCTTATTTTGCCCTTGGACGACTGGGTGCTTCAAGCGGCCTGCCGGCAGGCCGCCAACTGGGATGTGCAGGTGGCGGTTAATATGTCTGGCTTACAATTTGCCCAGCCCAACCTGGTGGACAAGGTGGCGTCGGTATTGCGTGAAACCGGTTTGCCGCCTGGCCGGTTAATTATCGAGATTACAGAAAATACGGCCATGCGCAATTTACAGCAAACCATAAAACATATTAACGGCCTTCGACGACTGGGGGTAGAAGTGGCACTGGACGATTTCGGCACCGGCTACTCCTCATTAAGCTACTTAAAAAATTTTGCGGTGAACATTATCAAAATAGACCGTTCCTTTGTGGCTGACCTTTTAAATAACCAGGTAAGTGCTGCCATTGTGCGGGCAGTATTGTTGATGGCGGAAAGCCTGTCGGTGGCTGTAGTGGCTGAAGGGGTGGAAACCAGGCAGCAGTTGACGGCCTTACAGGACATGGGCTGCCGTCATTTTCAGGGTTATTTGCTGGGGCGCCCCCAACCGCCTAACCGATAA